ACGCTTGAGCCCATACCTGGAGCGAAGGGGACCATGGACATCATCCGCGACGACAAGCAGGGCGCGAAGGTGAAGCTCGAGCGCATCTCCACGACACCGCCGAAGAAGGCGGACCGCGAGGCGGCGAAGGCGGAGTTCGAGGCGCTGGGCGAGGAGCTGTTCGACCTGCAGGACCTGCTGTGGGGCGCGAAGATGAACTCCGTCCTCATCGTCCTGCAGGGGCGCGACACCGCCGGCAAGGACGGCACCATCAAGCACGTGGTGGGCAGCCTCAACCCCCGCGGCGTGAGCGTCACCTCCTTCGGAGTGCCCAGCACGGAGGAGCAGGAGCACGACTTCCTCTGGCGCGTGCACCGCGAGGCCCCGCGCAAGGGCGAGTTCTCCATCTTCAATCGCTCGCACTACGAGGACGTGCTCGTGGCGCGGGTGAACAACCTGGTCCCCAAGCCGCTCTGGAAGGCGCGCTACCAGCACATCCGCGACTTCGAGACCCTGCTCGTGGAGCACGGCACCGTCATCCTCAAGTTCTTCCTCCACATCAGCCGCGAGGAGCAGGAGCAGCGGCTGCTGGCGCGCGAGCAGGAGCCACGCAAGGCGTGGAAGATCTCCGCGGGGGACTGGGAGGACCGCAAGCACTGGCTGGACTACACCCATGCCTACGAGGACGTCTTCGCCCAGACGTCCACCGAGCAGGCGCCCTGGCACCTGGTGCCCTCGGACGCCAAGTGGTACCGCAACCTCGTGGTGGCCCGTGCCGTGGCGGAGGCCCTGCGCCCCTACCGCAAGCAGTGGCAGCAGCGCCTGGACGAGGTCGGCAAGCACAAGAAGGCCGAGCTGCGCGCCTGGCGCAAGAAGCGCTGAGGCACGGCCTTCCGCGTCATGGATGACGCGCAGGCACACGCCGCGCTTCGTGGGAGCCGCTGACCCGGCCGTGACATGGGGATGGGACAACACGGTCGGTCATCCGTCCCGGTGTGTCGCCGGGCGGTCACCCCCGGAGCCCTGTCGACATGGAACGAACCGCGTCGCCGCCGAGCAAGGACCTCATCGCCCGCACGCGCCCCTTCGCGGCCCAGGACACCGCGCGCTCCGTCGGCGCGCTCGTCTCCACCTACGCCGCGCTCGCGGGCGCGGTGGCGCTGGCGGTGGCCGCGCCCTGGTGGCCCCTGCGCATCGTGGGTGGCCTCGTCGAAGCGTTGGTGCTCATCCGCTGCTTCATCCTCTTCCACGACGCGATGCACGGGGCGCTCCTGCCGAAGTCGCGGTGGGCGAAGGTCCTCTTCCAGGTGCAGGGGCTGCTCACGCTCACGCCCGCGCGCATCTGGAATGACACGCACAACCACCACCACGCCAACACCGCGCGCATCGCCGCGGACTCGGCGGGGACGTTCGTCACCTGGACCACGGAGCAGTGGCGCAAGGCCACGGGCGCGCAGCGCCTGGGCTACGTGGTGGAGCGCCACCCGGTGACGTTGATGCTCGGCTACTTCACCGCGTTCCTCTACAGCCTGTGCCTCCAGCCGTTCGTGAAGAACCCGAAGCGCTACTGGACCTCCGGGCTCGCGCTGGGCGTGCACGTGGCGCTGTCCGTGGCCGTCTGGCACTTCTTCGGCCTGGGCGTCTACCTCTGCGCCTTCCTGGGGCCGCTGGTCGTCGCGTACGCGCTGGGCACGTACCTGTTCTACGCGCAGCACAACTTCGACGACGTGGCCATCCTGCCGGAGGCCGCCTGGAACCACGCGGACGCGGCGCTGGAGGCCAGCAGCTACATGCGCTTCGGGCCGGTGATGGAGTGGTTCACGGGCAACATCGGCTACCACCACGTGCACCACCTCAACCCGCGCATCCCGTTCTACCGGCTGCCAGAGGCGATGGCCGCCATCCCGGAGCTGCAGGGGCCGCACGTGACCACGCTCACGCTGAAGGACGTCGTGGGCTGCCTGCGGCTGAACCTGTGGGATCCGTCGCTGAAGCGGATGGTGCGCTACCGCGACGCGCGGCTCGCCCACGGCGCCTGAGGAACCTCGGCCCGGCGGGTCCGTTCGGGACCCGCCCGAGGAACCCACCGGGCCGGGGTCTCAAGGCTCCAGCAGCGTGTGCAGCGCCTTGGCGTGCGCCTCCTCCTCGTCGAGGAGCTCCTCCAGCAGCCGCCGTGTGGTGGGGTCGCGCTCCTCGAAGTAGGGGATGAGCTCGCGGTACGTCTCGATGACGACGCGCTCCGCCGCCAGGTTCTCGCGGAGCAGCTCCACCAGCGTCCGCCCCTCTTCGTCGTGGGTGTCACCGCTGGACATGAGTCCTCCAAGGTTGAAATCCGGCCGTCCGCCCAGTTGCTGGATGCGCTCGGCGAGCCTCAGCGCGTGGCCCTGCTCCTCGCGCGCGTGTCGGCCGAACGCGGCCTTCACCGCCTCCGCGCCGGGGCCCGCCGCGCACAGGGCGTGGCGTGTGTAGCGCCGCACGCAGACGACCTCGGTCGCGAGCGCGGCGTTGAGCAGCGTGAGGCACATCCCCAGCTCGCCCCCGGCGGTATCCGTGTGGGCCCCCGCCGACAGCTGCTCTCGCGCCTGGCGGTGGATCCGCTGGAGGTCGGTGACGAACGGCTGCGGACGCGTGTCGGCCATGGCGGTGCCTCCGGGCGGCTGGGTGTCGGGAAGCTGGGCGGCCCCGGCCACGCCGGCCATCCCTCCTGCCCCTGCGTGCCGGGAGCGCCGCGCCTGTCCGTCCCACCCCGGGGCCCTGGCCCGGGATCCGATTGCCGCTGGCGACGCCTGCCTCCACGCCCAGCGCGGGCAGGGACGTTGCCCGCGAACACCCCTTGCGGCCCCCAGGGCGGAGGAGGGGGTTCGGGGTTAGTCTTCGCCAATGAGCTCGAGCCCATCCAGCCGGCCGTCCGTCGTCGTGGCGGAGCTGGGGCCCACGAACACCGGGAAGACCTACCGCGCCATCGAACGGATGCTGGAGCACGACTCAGGCATCATCGGCCTGCCGCTCCGCCTGCTTGCCCGTGAGGTCTACGACCGGGTGACCGCGAAGGTGGGCGAGGGCCGGGTCGCGCTGATGACGGGCGAGGAGAAGCGCATCCCGCCCCGGCCCGACTACTGGATCTGCACCGTGGAGGCGATGCCGACGGACCGGCAGGTCGACTTCCTCGCGGTGGATGAGATCCAGCTCGCCGCGCACCGCGAGCGCGGACACGTCTTCACCGACCGGCTGCTGCACGCGCGCGGCCGCAAGGAGACCTGGTTCCTGGGCGCGGAGACGATGCGGCCCATGGTGCAGGCGCTCATCCCGCATGCGTCCATGAAGCGCGCCACGCGCCTGTCGCAGCTGCGCTACTCCGGGCGCAAGTCGCTGAAGAGCCTGCCGCCGCGCTCGGCGGTGGTCGCGTTCTCCGCGGACCGCGTCTACGAGCTGGCCGAAGCGCTGCGCCGGCTGCGGGGCGGCGTGGCGGTGGTGCTGGGCGCGCTGTCGCCCCGGACGCGCAACGCGCAGGTGGCGATGTATCAGTCCGGCGAGGTCCAGTACCTCGTGGCCACGGATGCCATTGGCATGGGGCTGAACCTGGACCTCAACCACGTGGCCTTCGCAACGCTCTCCAAGTTCGACGGCGCCGAGCAGCGCGACCTGTATCCCGACGAGCTGGCGCAGATCGCCGGCCGCGCGGGGCGCCACCTCAACGACGGCAGCTTCGGCGCGCTGAACACGCTGCCGGAGCTGCCGCCGCGCGTCGTCTCCGCCATCGAATCGCACCGCTTCCCCGCGGTGCGCAGCCTCATCTGGCGCAACGCCTCGCTCGACTTCTCCAGCCCGGAGGCCCTGCTGGACTCGCTGTCGCGTGCGCCGCGCGACAACGCCTTCGTCCGGGTGGAGCGCGCGGATGACTTCGACGCGCTCAAGGGGCTGTCCGCCGTGCCCGCCATCCGCGAGCTCACCTCTGACAAGGCGTCCGTCGAGCTGTTGTGGCAGGTCTGCCAGATCCCCGACTTCCGCAAGGGCCTCTTCGGGCAGCACGTCGCGCTCCTGCGCGAGACGTTCCTCCAGCTCACCGCGGGAGACGGGAAGCTGGACCCCACGTGGCTGGGCCGGCAGGTGTCGCCGCTCGACGACGCGTCCGGGGACATCCACACGCTGATGGACCGGCTCGCGGCCATCCGCATCTGGACGTACATCAGTCATCGTCCGGGCTGGCTGCACGACGCGGAGGACTGGCAGGAGCGCACGCGCCGCATCGAGGACGCGCTGGGCGACGCCCTGCATGAGCGACTGGTGGAGCGCTTCGTCCAGCGGGCCGCGAGGAGGAGCGCGCGCCGCTTCGTGAGGGCCAGCGCGCTGCCGCAGGTCGGCTCGGACAACCCCTTCGCCAAGCTGGGGCAGCTGCTGACGGAGGTGCCGGGCGCGGAAGGCGCGGTGATGACGGAGGAGCAGTTCGTCCAGCGCGTGGTGGACGCGACGCACGACGCCTTCGAGGTGGATCCGATGGGGCGCATCTCCTTCGAGTCGCAGCCGCTGGCCCGGCTGGTGCGAGGCCGCGACCGGCGCTCCCCGCAGCTCGCGTTGGCGGAGCCGGAGGTGTGGACGGGGGGCGCTCGGCAGCGGCTGGAGCGCCGGCTGGTGGCGCTGGCGAAGGACCTGGTGACGGAGGCCATGGGAGGCTTTCCCGCGGAGTCCTTCACGGGCGAGAGCCGCGCGCCGGCGATGCGGGGCGTGGCCTACCGGCTGGCGGAAGGGCTGGGCGTCATCTCCCAGGGCGAGGCGCGCGAACAGTGGAAGCTCCTGGACGAGGAGTCGCGGGAGCGGCTGAAGGCGCAGGGCGTCCACGAGGGCCAGCGGTTCCTCTACGTCAAAGGGGCCCTGTCGCCGCAGGCCCTGGAGCGGCGGGCCATGTTGACGGCGCTGTTCCAGCAGGCCCCGTGTCCGCAGGGCATCCCTCAGGAGCCCGCGCTGAACGTCGCGGCGCTGGGCGGCCGCAACGCGCGCGCCTTCGGCTACGAGGTCATCGGGCCGGTGGCGCTGCGCATCGACATCGTGGAGCGGCTGGGGGAGGGACTGCGCGATCCCCAGGGGGCCCGGCAGGCGCAAGCGCTCATGCAGCAACTGCGCTTGGAGGGCGGCGTGCGGGCGCAGGTGCTGCGGGCGCTGGGGGGACCGCCCCCGGGCGCGGCCTCGAAGCGGCGGCGGCGCAGGAGGGGACGGAAGCCGGCGACGCCGGAGGCGAGCGGGGGGCGCGGACGTGAGCCGATAGTCTCGAAGTGGCTCAACGAACGGCCCTCGTGAGGGGCTGTCCAGGGAGCAGGCCGGCTGTCCGGGAGGCAGGGTGGCGACGAATCCACGCGGGTCCTGGCCGGATTCGCCTACGCTGACGCCGTCTCCTGTCTCCTCTCCAAGGCCGGTGGTCGTCTCATGAGCGGTGGTCGTGCCCTCTCGCCAGTCCTCCTCGTCGGTGCCGGAACGGGCGAAGCCACGTGCGGCATCCTCTACCTCGCGAGCTACCTGCGGCGCGGCGGGATTGAGGCCTTCGTGCGGCTGTGGGACGGGGATGAGAGCGCGGGGGAGGTGACGGACTCCTTCGAGCGCCTCATCGCCCGCGTGCGCCCGAAGCTCATCGGCATCAGCCTGAAGTGGTTCCACCACGTGGACCGCGCGCTGCTCATCGCGCGGACCATCCGGAAGATCGACCCGTCCATCCGCATCGTCGTGGGCGGCAACTCCGCGTCGTACTGGTGGAAGGAGTTGAGCGCCTTCGACTTCATCGACCACGTCATCCTGGGCGACGGGGAGGCCCCGCTGCTGGCGCTCTGCAACGGAGACGAAGCGCCGCCCAACTGCGTGACGCGGCACCCGGACGGCCGTCCCCGCAGGCTGCCGCTGGCGTACGTGCAGCGCTCGACCAACACGCAGGACGTCTACTACTCGCACTTCAAGGACATCTTCCTCAGCCAGAGGGACGCGCACTCCTTCTCCGGCTGGGTCGCGCCCGGGAAGGGCTGCGGGGAGAACTGCCTGTATTGCGGCGGGGCACGCGGCAACCAGAAGGCGGACTTCGGGCGCGCGAAGCCGTTCCTGCGCTCCGAGGAGAACGTGCGCCGGGACCACCAGGAGATCGCCGGCCGCACGTGGCAGATGCGCTACGACTTCGCGGGCAGCACGGCGGAGTTCCTGGGGAGCACCTGGGCGGGCGTGGACCTCTCCCGCCACTGCTGCACGTACTTCCTCTGGGGCGTGCCGCGCGTGGAGCTGGTCGCGGCGCTGGCGGCGACCTTCCAGCGCATCTACATGGTCATCGACATCGGCTGCTTCTCCGAACAGCAGCGGCTGGAGCAGATGTCCAAGGGCCTGCTCAAGCCCTGCGCCAGGGACCGCGAGCTGCTGGAGGTCATCGAGTCCGTCCGCCGCCACCCGAACGTGGACATCGAGATCTCCGGCATCGGCGGCCTGCCGTTCACGGACAAGGCGCGGCTCGCGGAGGAACTCCGGCTGGTCGAACAGGTCATCGGACTGGACTGCGTGGTGGGCTACCAGCGGCTGGAGGCGCAGCCCGGCGCGCTCGTCACGGAGCACCCCGCGCGCTTCGACATGGTGACGGAGGCGAAGACGTTCGCGGAGTTCCTCGGCTACTTCGAGCGCCGCGAGCCCGGCGACGTGTCCGTGCCGATGATCCGCTTCAAGGACGCGGAGCTGGAGGCGGCGGTGCAGCGCAACTCGGACCGGGTGGACGCGCTGGCCTGGAAGCACCGGGACGCGAGGAAGCGCGTCGACCTCAACGGGCGCACGCGGCTCAAGAACACCGCGTCCGCCGCGGAGCGCTTCACGCTGGGAGACTGGCTGGGCAGCCACCGCGCGCCCGTGAAGCTGTCGAAGGAGCCGGTGACGGTGCTGCGCTCGGTGGACGGCATCACCCTGAGCTGCGCCCCGTCCGTCAGTCCGCGCAGGTTCAACGACCCGACGCTCACGCAAGGCGAGGACGGCGCCATCCTCCTCGCTGCCCTGGACGCCTTCAAACAGCCCACCACCGTCTCCAACGCCGTGACGCACCTGGGTTCGAAGGCGAGGTTGGACCCGCACTCCGCCCGCGAAGTCATCGACCACCTGGTGGACGGACGGTTCCTCCAGCCCGCGTAGGCATGCGCCAGCCAAGCGTACATTACATCATGGCTTGATGGATCTAGTCGGGATGTCGGATTGCCTAATACTTCTCCGAGTCATGTCTGACCGGCGCTTCGTCAATGCTCTCTAAACGGCCGATCGTAATTCTCGAACGTTCTCAAGCTGCGCGTCGAGCAGAGGCGGCGCGCAGCAAGGGACTGGCGGACTTCTGGGTGTTCCGCGCGTCGAGGTAGGCGTCCACCTCGGTCATAAGCGCCTGCATCTTCTTGCAGCGATGGCTGCGGGTGACGTTGGCGTGCACGTCCCACCACAGGCATTCGGTGCGGTTGCCCTCCGGGCAGTACGGCGGCAGGAAGTGCAGCACCAACCGCTCGCCCAGTGCCTCCAGCGCCTTCTTCGTCTTCTTGCTGGAGTGGGTGGCGGCATTGTCGAGGATGAAATGCAGACGCTTCGCCCTGGGATAGGCGGCGTCCACGGCGCGCACCAGGTCAATGAAGAGCGCACTCGTCTTCTTCTCCCCCTGTACCCAGGTAATCCGGGCCGTGCTCGCATCCAGCGCCCCCGCCACGAAACGCTTCTGGTTGTTGCCGGGTGTGACGACTACTCTGCGCTGTCTAGGCAAC
Above is a window of Corallococcus caeni DNA encoding:
- a CDS encoding helicase-related protein — its product is MSSSPSSRPSVVVAELGPTNTGKTYRAIERMLEHDSGIIGLPLRLLAREVYDRVTAKVGEGRVALMTGEEKRIPPRPDYWICTVEAMPTDRQVDFLAVDEIQLAAHRERGHVFTDRLLHARGRKETWFLGAETMRPMVQALIPHASMKRATRLSQLRYSGRKSLKSLPPRSAVVAFSADRVYELAEALRRLRGGVAVVLGALSPRTRNAQVAMYQSGEVQYLVATDAIGMGLNLDLNHVAFATLSKFDGAEQRDLYPDELAQIAGRAGRHLNDGSFGALNTLPELPPRVVSAIESHRFPAVRSLIWRNASLDFSSPEALLDSLSRAPRDNAFVRVERADDFDALKGLSAVPAIRELTSDKASVELLWQVCQIPDFRKGLFGQHVALLRETFLQLTAGDGKLDPTWLGRQVSPLDDASGDIHTLMDRLAAIRIWTYISHRPGWLHDAEDWQERTRRIEDALGDALHERLVERFVQRAARRSARRFVRASALPQVGSDNPFAKLGQLLTEVPGAEGAVMTEEQFVQRVVDATHDAFEVDPMGRISFESQPLARLVRGRDRRSPQLALAEPEVWTGGARQRLERRLVALAKDLVTEAMGGFPAESFTGESRAPAMRGVAYRLAEGLGVISQGEAREQWKLLDEESRERLKAQGVHEGQRFLYVKGALSPQALERRAMLTALFQQAPCPQGIPQEPALNVAALGGRNARAFGYEVIGPVALRIDIVERLGEGLRDPQGARQAQALMQQLRLEGGVRAQVLRALGGPPPGAASKRRRRRRGRKPATPEASGGRGREPIVSKWLNERPS
- a CDS encoding polyphosphate kinase 2 family protein: MDIIRDDKQGAKVKLERISTTPPKKADREAAKAEFEALGEELFDLQDLLWGAKMNSVLIVLQGRDTAGKDGTIKHVVGSLNPRGVSVTSFGVPSTEEQEHDFLWRVHREAPRKGEFSIFNRSHYEDVLVARVNNLVPKPLWKARYQHIRDFETLLVEHGTVILKFFLHISREEQEQRLLAREQEPRKAWKISAGDWEDRKHWLDYTHAYEDVFAQTSTEQAPWHLVPSDAKWYRNLVVARAVAEALRPYRKQWQQRLDEVGKHKKAELRAWRKKR
- a CDS encoding IS630 family transposase, with the translated sequence MLFEDEMDVHLNPKIGPDWTLPRQRRVVVTPGNNQKRFVAGALDASTARITWVQGEKKTSALFIDLVRAVDAAYPRAKRLHFILDNAATHSSKKTKKALEALGERLVLHFLPPYCPEGNRTECLWWDVHANVTRSHRCKKMQALMTEVDAYLDARNTQKSASPLLRAASARRAA
- a CDS encoding fatty acid desaturase family protein, whose amino-acid sequence is MERTASPPSKDLIARTRPFAAQDTARSVGALVSTYAALAGAVALAVAAPWWPLRIVGGLVEALVLIRCFILFHDAMHGALLPKSRWAKVLFQVQGLLTLTPARIWNDTHNHHHANTARIAADSAGTFVTWTTEQWRKATGAQRLGYVVERHPVTLMLGYFTAFLYSLCLQPFVKNPKRYWTSGLALGVHVALSVAVWHFFGLGVYLCAFLGPLVVAYALGTYLFYAQHNFDDVAILPEAAWNHADAALEASSYMRFGPVMEWFTGNIGYHHVHHLNPRIPFYRLPEAMAAIPELQGPHVTTLTLKDVVGCLRLNLWDPSLKRMVRYRDARLAHGA
- a CDS encoding ferritin-like domain-containing protein, whose translation is MADTRPQPFVTDLQRIHRQAREQLSAGAHTDTAGGELGMCLTLLNAALATEVVCVRRYTRHALCAAGPGAEAVKAAFGRHAREEQGHALRLAERIQQLGGRPDFNLGGLMSSGDTHDEEGRTLVELLRENLAAERVVIETYRELIPYFEERDPTTRRLLEELLDEEEAHAKALHTLLEP
- a CDS encoding B12-binding domain-containing radical SAM protein, whose amino-acid sequence is MSGGRALSPVLLVGAGTGEATCGILYLASYLRRGGIEAFVRLWDGDESAGEVTDSFERLIARVRPKLIGISLKWFHHVDRALLIARTIRKIDPSIRIVVGGNSASYWWKELSAFDFIDHVILGDGEAPLLALCNGDEAPPNCVTRHPDGRPRRLPLAYVQRSTNTQDVYYSHFKDIFLSQRDAHSFSGWVAPGKGCGENCLYCGGARGNQKADFGRAKPFLRSEENVRRDHQEIAGRTWQMRYDFAGSTAEFLGSTWAGVDLSRHCCTYFLWGVPRVELVAALAATFQRIYMVIDIGCFSEQQRLEQMSKGLLKPCARDRELLEVIESVRRHPNVDIEISGIGGLPFTDKARLAEELRLVEQVIGLDCVVGYQRLEAQPGALVTEHPARFDMVTEAKTFAEFLGYFERREPGDVSVPMIRFKDAELEAAVQRNSDRVDALAWKHRDARKRVDLNGRTRLKNTASAAERFTLGDWLGSHRAPVKLSKEPVTVLRSVDGITLSCAPSVSPRRFNDPTLTQGEDGAILLAALDAFKQPTTVSNAVTHLGSKARLDPHSAREVIDHLVDGRFLQPA